The Myxocyprinus asiaticus isolate MX2 ecotype Aquarium Trade chromosome 46, UBuf_Myxa_2, whole genome shotgun sequence genome includes the window GTTCATTACTGGTAACATCAATATTCTCATCCACTGCAAAGAGAGATACAAACAAAATTCTGTGATACTGTACAATAAAGCattattatcctgctgaaaaaaacagtttAGAATAGCATTCATTTCCATGCTAGTTTAGGCTAGTTTATGGTAGTTAgcactggtttggtgctggtctagcaagAGGACCAAGCTTGTCGACCAGAATAGTCTATCTGATAAAGCTGGTTGAAGAAGTCTAACTCGATCAGCTAGTTAAAAAAAGCCTGGTGGGGCACCAGAACACTAGTATCCAAATACAAGTTTTGCTGGTAACCAATTTTTCTGTCTTTTCAGCTTAGTTAATGAACTGGGGATCGTTGTATGATTTAATGCTTAATCTGTCCTTACCATCCTCTGGCTCAAGCTTGGCGCAGGTCTCGGCTGTCATGAGACTTGCCATGAAGCGATGTCCATTTTTAGGGCTACTTGAGGCCTGGCTGATGTCGGTGGAGCTGATACTGGAGCTGATAGAGGAGCCCAGCAGTGGGCGGTTGATCACGGAGCAGGTGGAGGAGGAGGTGGGCTCCAGGGTGGTTGCCAGGTGCTCCTTGTCTTTGTCCACATCCAGAGCGTCTAACCTGACTTGAGCGGTACTGCGGGGCTGACGTTCATTTTGGACAGCTGAGGGGAGATGGATGGAGAGGTTTAGAAGGAGAAGATGATAGAGgaggaagtggaaaaaaagagtctgtTTTGAAGAAGTTAACTCACCATCCTTGTTCATGCCAGCTTGGAGGCATTTTTTTAAGCGACAGGCCTGGCACTGATTTCGATGGGCTTTATCAACTGGACACATGCCTGTACCGGCTTGACATCTGTAAATTTCAATATTAGAATATTAATTTATGTTGTCACACTGCTAAAGGTATCTAGCAAAACTACTTGTTTCCAACGACACTATAAAAATTTTAAGATACTGGAGGCCCCATTTGGAGTCCCTCAAATGCTACACCAGCGGAATCCTCTGGAGATCCTCCATACACCCTTTAAAGGAGCCtaaaatatactatatactataagTACTCAAGGAATAtcaagatatacagtattttgagtGCCTCGAAGCCTTTACGGAACTTAAGGAATCATTGACAGTCCTTAGAGTTCTTGGCCGGTTTACTAGTAAGTTAACCAGAGAACTGAAAGGAATCCTTTGCTTCTAACATTGACGTTGTTTTCTCACCTGTAGATGAGTCTGCGTCTCACGCTACGCTTGAAAAAGCCACTGCAGCCATTGCAAGCATATATTCCATAGTGTTTCCCGCTGCTGGTATCAGAACACACTTTACAGAGAAGTCCAGAGTTCAGGACCTTGCCAGGAGCGGGACTTTTACCTGGGAAAGCATAGGAAACAAACATTTGTCAGTCCAGGTCACAATACCTTATTCACAATTTTTTTCAATAGCAGGTGATAATCATTGAAGGCTAGTTGCATGGTATATCAAAAGCCTTCATATTTCACAATTAGATTTTTGAGATCTAGCAGAGAGTGTCCAGAAATTGTTGAAATAAATTTGAAAAGGTAATAAATTTAGGTTATTTGTTAAGATGGTCAGATTGAAAAACAGTAATGCTATAGCAAAGCAACTCTTGATGTTGTGCACAAATTCTTTTAGATAATACGACCACTTTTAAAGTTCTTTGTAACACAAAAATCATTCCAAAAACTCACCCCCTGAAAGGCAATGATCTCAAGAGTCTGTGCCACTTAATTCTTGTCCACTCCAATTCCAAGTTAAATTGAAGAAGGAATTAATAACTTACCCTCTTGACTGTCATCAGTAGAGTTGCTCCTGGAAGACTCTGTTGGTGACGCAAATTGTACCATGGACATTTCTGATATTGGATCCTCCATTCAGTATGTTGTAGAAGTTCACCCAAGCGATTCCTAAAGCGTGCCCTTAAAATGATCTGGCTTTTGTGGCAAAATTATGTGTCCGTAGAAGATTGATTGGAATCCCAGATGCTCCTTAAAGAGATGAATCGTCTAGCACTGAGATTTGCACCAATATCAGATGTTTCTTCAAGGTCCAGTGAAGACTTGTAGGTTTTTATGGATCTCTCTGCTTTGGTCTCTGGGTTCTCTGGATTTACGTCGTTTAGAACTTCTTGTCTGTTAATAAAGTCAACTCCTGATGGTGTCCCAAGCGATGCTGGACAGTAAGTGACTCTGAGGCTACTTTGGGCTCCCTAAAGGAAGACAAAGAGATTAGCAGCAAGCGCTGTGTAAGCAAATGCCTATTTGTCATCCTCTTAATCTTTACTGTCCATCTAGGGGTGGATCAATCAGTCACACTCAGTATTAGTTCCATCCACAACAAGTGTGTAGAGCGACGGACAAACAAAAGGATTTTGGTTGAGTCatatctctccatctctctctctcgttctctggCCTCTTCTCTTTTGAGGGTTTCCCTCAAAAATGATGAATCAAGTGTTCATTTAGAATCACACCTACAAATTTTACAGTGGCTAACTAtcttgattgatttttttttttgtttttttttttggatgttgtGACTTTCAGTGGTTTCAAAGTTTCAGGAATCAATGTTGATTTAATGAGTCAACACCTGTTTTCATCATTGGTGAGCcacaaaaaaaaatgaatcatGAGACATGGAGGAAGGTCTTTATAAAATTGTTGATGTGTGACTGTCTATTCATAGTAAAATTAATCATATTCCTATTTACACAAACTGTAAAAACATCTGCTTGGGATTCTTTCCTCAAGTTTTGTGgtatttcatcattatttaatCCTTAACTGTCCACCAGTAACAATGAGGCAATGCTAATCTGCATTGGCTCCAGTTACCCGAATCTGCAGGATTACAGTAAATCTTGTCGTTATTCAAAAAATGATGTTCAGTAATGTGTTCAAAATGATTGACTGTGGCATGTTTACCTATGATTCcatatatgggtagttgacaaataacatggatattaacttttcatgacgtcaattttttttaaattatgtttttcagcatcaagattttaggttaggatgtatatgaatgtatgagGGAAAGTGGAGGTGCTGTAAccggtcaccatttcttttatgtttttcaccattttaagtcataaaactgtgcatgaaaaaatatatttaaaatgtttacaaatttaaaaagtattataaaatattattcatacatatttttgtcAACTCATTTCACTCActgcacatttatttattatttgttgtatgtTTATAcaattctttttctttaaaatatattaaacttttgtaatatatataaaaaatactattccaaaataaatataaatgaatgaataacatattatgaattattatataaaaaaatatataatatatatatatatatatatatatatatatatatatatactgtatatgtttgttaACTTATTTTATACATACTGCCcatttctgtattattatttgtacttttgtaaacgtctttttctttaaaatatgttaaaacatttgttaaatatataaaaaaatatataattccaaaataaatatatatgaacaAGTAACATAAAAATGGttaaacatattaaacatgttattatAAAAATTAAGATAACATAAAAATTAGatgttaatatgtaaaatatatttgtcAACCCTTTTAACaatcctttatttttttatttgttgtaattttttatatttatttaataaatattaatattaatacattatttatctatattttgtatattaataaataatgtaatatataaaaatattataaaatgaatatacactggtggccaaaagtttggaataatgtacagattttgctcttatggaaagaaattggtacttttattcaccaaagtggcattcaactgatcacaatgtatagtcgggacattaataacgtgaaaaatttgtattacaataaaaaaaaataaaaaaaaatcagaacttcttaaactacttcaaagagttcccataaaaaaaatcctccatgtgcagcaatgacagctttgcagatccttgacattctagctgtcagtttgtccagatactcaggtgacatttcaccccacacttcctgtagcacttgccatagatgtggctgtcttgtcgggcacttctcacgcaccttacagtctagctgatcccacaaaagctcaatggggttaagatccataacgctcttttccaattatctgttgtccaatgtctgtgtttctttgcccactctaaccttttctttttgtttttctgtttcaaaagtggcttattctttgcaattcttcccataaggcctgcacctttactgttgtacatgaaactggtgttgagcgggtagaattcaatgaagctgtcagctgaggacatgtgaggcgtctatttctcaatctagagactctgatgtacttatcctcttgtttagctgtacatctggccttccacatctctttctgtccttgttagagccagacttttttcaaatagtgatggtgctgttttttacatcagtaatgtcctgactatactttgtgatcagttgaacatcactttggtgaattaaagtaccaatttccttctgaaacagcaaaatctgtacattattccaaacttttggcttccAGTGTATATGCatgcataatatattttttaaaagaaatagttttagatggactTTTATCATGCCACACTGCAGAAAATCAATTTCAGCAAAGTCAAGTTGCTGTTTCATAAGTCGTACTACAGTGTTTACATCATGCACCAGATTTGATTCTTTATGTGTTACATGCAAAACATCTATTCCcatacaaatgttaacaa containing:
- the LOC127435569 gene encoding photoreceptor-specific nuclear receptor-like, which produces MEDPISEMSMVQFASPTESSRSNSTDDSQEGKSPAPGKVLNSGLLCKVCSDTSSGKHYGIYACNGCSGFFKRSVRRRLIYRCQAGTGMCPVDKAHRNQCQACRLKKCLQAGMNKDAVQNERQPRSTAQVRLDALDVDKDKEHLATTLEPTSSSTCSVINRPLLGSSISSSISSTDISQASSSPKNGHRFMASLMTAETCAKLEPEDVDENIDVTSNEPERSSPEYSSSLYPTRGPESVYETSARLLFMSVKWAKNLPVFSHLPFRDQVILLEEAWSELFLLCAIQWSLPLDNCPLLSLPDLSPPGQGKGSPSASDLRVLQEVFSRFKPLQMDPTEFACLKAIVLFKPETRGLKDPEQVENLQDQSQVLLAQHIHTLYPNQFARFGRLLLLLPSLHFVSSERIEQLFFQRTIGNTPMEKLLCDMFKN